Proteins encoded within one genomic window of Sphingosinicella ginsenosidimutans:
- a CDS encoding DUF669 domain-containing protein has product MANLGGTFDATQVEPNAPFEVIPPGDYEVQITASSMESNKAGTGSYLKLELEIVDGPQAGRKLFDRLNLDNPNAQAVEIAQRTLSAICHAVGVLSVADSEELHLRPMIAKIKVVPRNDRPGEHSNEIGGYKPIGGSAVVPAQQTKTAPKPAASTGSAPWKRNAA; this is encoded by the coding sequence ATGGCAAATCTTGGTGGTACTTTTGACGCAACCCAGGTTGAACCGAACGCTCCGTTCGAGGTGATCCCGCCCGGCGATTACGAGGTGCAGATCACGGCTTCGTCGATGGAGTCGAACAAGGCAGGCACCGGCTCCTATCTCAAGCTGGAGCTGGAGATCGTGGACGGTCCGCAGGCGGGTCGCAAGCTGTTCGACCGGCTCAACCTCGACAATCCGAACGCCCAGGCGGTCGAGATCGCCCAGCGCACGCTTTCCGCCATCTGCCACGCGGTCGGCGTGCTGTCGGTGGCGGACAGCGAGGAACTGCACCTCCGCCCGATGATCGCCAAGATCAAGGTGGTTCCGCGCAACGACCGGCCCGGCGAGCATTCGAACGAAATCGGTGGCTACAAGCCGATCGGCGGTTCGGCGGTGGTGCCTGCCCAGCAGACCAAGACGGCTCCGAAGCCTGCGGCCAGCACCGGCTCCGCACCGTGGAAGCGCAACGCCGCCTAG
- a CDS encoding DUF3987 domain-containing protein gives MAPSFRSADAEAFLSTLDQIHLVAIGPNERVSGYDFGNDLSAALNWAERENAEANIYWTVNSVRPRLNGKPRKGDIRAARFVHVDIDPPKTGGAFDKDAIIAAMEDLRTPPSFVIDSGGGLQAFWRLDGPALNLASIETINLQVRDFFEADACQNIDRLMRVPGSVNWPDARKKARGRVPSLAKLARDDDGTVYSPEELAAAFPPPKERPAQSSAKGPVSLPPLVSYKTPDDLGLSGLDPIRLAIEEPPGNDRSGDGLAVARLMANAGHDDATIMGVLLNPANRVSGHFLDQRDPKRAAARAIATVRADGPQEGETLGPPPGHQYFQIEQLIANINRRNGTSVPQPAATVISAPSRDPSWLHDLGGGLRMFVDHVTSTAPSPQPWLTLGAALAMYGAVAGRRYAGPTNLRTNVYSIGIADSGGGKDHPLRSTAKLMIAAGLAAHVGGSKIASGSGLISAVTAQPSILFPIDEIGFLISAAADRRRSPKHVTEILDNLTEFYSMADSTFLGTEYANKTEKPREVIEQPCLCLFGVTTPAAFWSSLSSSNVMDGSLARMLIFRSDNDYPNPRHEIDAVDFPADLVAHVQAVSQGADGHTAFPLGEGAVQRPKPYQVPYRDQAAALRARAMREEQTAMLRKHQGTAITSIIARLAENASKVALIKAICDNPASPSISTADLDWGYLVASQSVETLMRAVREHVSDSDAEAKLKRLHRIIADAGSAGIEHELLCKQARFYGSRRQLQEGLDFLCEGGSIRVDTIKRSDITGGRAKRIYYDID, from the coding sequence ATGGCTCCCAGTTTCCGCTCCGCCGACGCCGAAGCCTTCCTCTCCACGCTCGACCAGATTCACTTGGTGGCCATTGGTCCTAATGAACGTGTCTCCGGCTATGATTTCGGCAATGACCTCAGCGCGGCGCTCAATTGGGCGGAGCGCGAAAATGCGGAAGCCAATATCTACTGGACCGTCAATTCGGTTCGACCACGCCTGAACGGCAAGCCGCGTAAGGGCGATATCCGGGCGGCCCGCTTCGTTCATGTCGACATCGACCCACCCAAGACCGGCGGAGCGTTCGACAAGGATGCGATCATCGCGGCCATGGAAGACCTTAGGACTCCGCCCAGCTTCGTGATCGACAGCGGCGGCGGTCTCCAGGCTTTCTGGCGGCTCGATGGGCCTGCGCTCAATCTCGCCAGCATCGAGACAATCAATCTCCAGGTTCGCGACTTCTTCGAAGCGGATGCGTGCCAGAACATCGATCGGTTGATGCGTGTGCCGGGTTCCGTGAACTGGCCGGATGCGCGCAAGAAGGCGAGGGGCCGCGTCCCTAGCCTCGCCAAACTGGCCCGCGACGACGACGGCACTGTCTATTCCCCCGAGGAGCTTGCGGCCGCTTTCCCTCCGCCCAAGGAGCGGCCCGCGCAATCCTCCGCCAAGGGGCCGGTCAGCCTGCCCCCGTTGGTGTCCTACAAGACACCTGACGATCTCGGTCTATCCGGCCTCGATCCGATCCGGCTCGCGATCGAGGAGCCGCCGGGCAACGACAGGTCCGGTGATGGGCTCGCTGTGGCGCGCCTGATGGCCAATGCCGGACATGACGACGCGACCATCATGGGCGTGCTTCTCAACCCTGCCAACCGGGTGAGCGGGCATTTCCTCGACCAACGTGACCCGAAGCGCGCCGCTGCGCGGGCCATTGCCACAGTGCGCGCCGACGGGCCTCAGGAAGGCGAGACATTGGGTCCGCCTCCGGGACATCAATATTTCCAGATCGAGCAGCTGATCGCGAACATCAATCGCCGGAATGGCACCTCCGTCCCCCAGCCCGCCGCCACGGTCATCTCCGCACCGTCCCGCGACCCGTCGTGGCTGCACGACCTCGGCGGCGGGCTTCGCATGTTCGTCGACCATGTGACCAGCACCGCGCCCAGCCCGCAGCCATGGCTCACCCTGGGCGCCGCGCTCGCCATGTACGGCGCTGTCGCCGGCCGCCGTTATGCCGGGCCGACCAACCTTCGCACCAATGTCTATTCCATTGGCATCGCCGACTCCGGCGGGGGCAAGGACCATCCCTTGCGCTCTACCGCCAAGCTGATGATCGCCGCCGGCCTTGCCGCGCATGTCGGCGGGTCCAAGATCGCATCAGGCTCGGGCCTGATCTCGGCCGTGACAGCACAGCCGTCCATCCTCTTCCCGATCGACGAAATCGGCTTCCTGATCTCCGCCGCGGCTGACCGGCGCCGCAGCCCCAAGCATGTGACCGAGATCCTCGACAACCTCACCGAATTCTATTCGATGGCGGACAGCACCTTCCTCGGCACCGAATATGCCAACAAGACCGAGAAGCCGCGCGAGGTGATCGAGCAACCGTGCCTGTGCCTGTTCGGCGTCACCACGCCAGCCGCATTCTGGTCCTCGCTCTCGTCCTCGAATGTCATGGACGGAAGCCTCGCGCGGATGCTGATCTTCCGCAGCGACAACGACTATCCCAATCCCAGGCACGAAATCGATGCCGTGGATTTTCCGGCCGATCTGGTCGCCCATGTCCAGGCCGTGTCGCAGGGCGCCGATGGGCATACTGCCTTTCCGCTTGGCGAGGGCGCGGTGCAGCGCCCCAAGCCCTATCAGGTTCCCTACCGCGATCAGGCCGCAGCCCTCAGGGCAAGGGCCATGCGCGAGGAGCAAACCGCCATGCTCCGCAAGCACCAGGGAACCGCGATCACCTCGATCATCGCCAGGCTCGCGGAGAATGCGAGCAAGGTCGCCCTGATCAAGGCGATCTGCGACAATCCGGCATCGCCTTCAATCTCGACTGCCGATCTCGATTGGGGATATCTCGTGGCCTCGCAGTCGGTCGAGACGCTGATGCGCGCGGTGCGCGAGCATGTCTCCGACAGCGATGCCGAGGCAAAGCTCAAGCGGCTGCACAGGATCATAGCCGATGCCGGCAGCGCCGGGATCGAGCATGAGCTGCTATGCAAGCAGGCGCGCTTCTACGGGAGCAGACGGCAGCTCCAGGAGGGCCTGGATTTCCTGTGCGAGGGCGGATCCATCCGCGTCGACACGATCAAGCGCAGCGACATCACGGGCGGGCGCGCCAAGCGCATCTACTACGACATCGACTAG
- the terL gene encoding phage terminase large subunit, which yields MKHSKHFDHLLLSPLELRAAADEAERELCRRSLSAFAKRAWPILEPATPLKWGWAVEAICEHLEAVSRGSIRRLLVNVPPGSMKSLLSGVIWTAWEWGPFGRPDLRYLGTAHKQDLAVRDSTKCRRLIQSAWYQRLWPVEIVSDQNAKTKFENARTGFREAMAFTSLTGSRGDRVILDDPHSVDDANSVVKLEADITTFREALPSRVNNEESAIVIVMQRLHERDVSAVALDLGYDHLCLPMRYEEGRSRWIVGRGDPRRKEGELMFPERFPESQVEELERSLGAYATAGQLQQRPAPREGGLFQHSWFQPIGALPVGVTRTVRAWDLAATKKATSNDPDWTAGVRMSRTAGGLFIVEHSRRFRGSPMEVEASLLATAKTDGVGVTVRLAQDPGQAGKAQAEHLVRKLAGYPVKVERPTGDKATRAAPLAAQAEAGNVRILVTGDPVSDAWIQPFLDELCLFPAAAHDDQVDAAADAFNELALGASNYNIDALI from the coding sequence TTGAAGCACTCGAAACACTTCGATCACTTGCTCCTCTCGCCGCTGGAGTTGAGGGCAGCTGCTGACGAAGCCGAGCGGGAGCTTTGCCGGCGCTCGCTGTCAGCCTTCGCCAAGCGCGCATGGCCCATCCTTGAGCCGGCGACCCCGCTGAAGTGGGGGTGGGCCGTCGAGGCGATTTGTGAGCATCTGGAGGCCGTGAGTCGCGGGAGTATTCGCCGCCTGCTCGTGAATGTGCCGCCTGGTTCGATGAAATCTCTTCTGTCCGGCGTGATCTGGACGGCCTGGGAGTGGGGTCCGTTCGGGCGGCCAGACCTTCGCTATCTCGGCACGGCGCATAAGCAGGACCTGGCCGTTCGCGACAGCACGAAGTGCCGGCGGCTGATCCAATCGGCATGGTATCAGCGGCTCTGGCCGGTTGAGATCGTCAGCGACCAGAACGCCAAGACGAAGTTCGAGAATGCCCGCACCGGATTTCGCGAGGCAATGGCTTTCACCAGCCTCACTGGCTCGCGCGGCGATCGGGTGATACTCGATGATCCGCACAGTGTGGACGATGCGAACAGCGTGGTGAAGCTGGAGGCGGATATCACCACGTTCCGGGAAGCGTTGCCATCGCGCGTGAACAACGAGGAATCCGCCATCGTGATCGTGATGCAGAGGCTCCACGAGCGCGACGTGTCGGCCGTCGCGTTGGACCTTGGTTATGACCACCTGTGCCTGCCAATGCGCTACGAGGAGGGGCGATCGCGCTGGATTGTCGGGCGGGGCGATCCGCGCCGCAAGGAAGGGGAGCTCATGTTCCCGGAGCGCTTCCCGGAATCACAGGTCGAGGAATTGGAGCGCTCGCTCGGCGCCTATGCGACAGCGGGGCAACTCCAGCAACGGCCGGCGCCCCGCGAAGGCGGCTTGTTTCAACATTCGTGGTTTCAGCCGATCGGCGCGCTCCCCGTTGGGGTCACGCGCACCGTGCGTGCATGGGATTTGGCCGCGACGAAGAAGGCGACGAGCAACGATCCAGATTGGACGGCGGGCGTTCGCATGAGCAGGACGGCAGGTGGCCTGTTCATCGTCGAGCACAGCCGGCGGTTCAGGGGATCGCCAATGGAGGTAGAGGCATCGCTTCTCGCCACGGCAAAAACGGACGGGGTGGGGGTGACGGTGCGCCTCGCCCAGGACCCAGGGCAGGCTGGCAAGGCCCAGGCGGAACATCTCGTTCGCAAGCTGGCGGGCTACCCGGTGAAGGTGGAGCGCCCCACCGGCGACAAGGCAACGCGCGCCGCTCCACTGGCCGCGCAAGCGGAGGCCGGCAATGTCCGCATCCTTGTGACCGGCGACCCAGTGTCGGATGCCTGGATTCAGCCCTTCCTCGACGAGCTGTGTCTGTTCCCGGCCGCCGCGCATGACGACCAGGTGGACGCCGCTGCGGACGCGTTCAACGAACTCGCCCTGGGCGCCTCGAACTACAACATCGACGCGCTCATCTGA
- a CDS encoding DUF6511 domain-containing protein has protein sequence MASVASTGLGQIPIEQCPVCLRQSRGFGFRDPTLPGAPYFEACCLAHLDTAIHHWRTGQVLEPMKYERVALDLASDKAGEYLESLGKTDLATLTQEEWRGLLALIYATTSEAVGRLVAENAVPF, from the coding sequence ATGGCGAGTGTCGCATCCACCGGCCTCGGCCAAATCCCGATCGAGCAATGCCCGGTGTGCCTGCGCCAGAGCCGCGGCTTCGGCTTTCGCGATCCGACCCTCCCGGGCGCGCCCTATTTCGAGGCGTGCTGCCTCGCCCATCTCGACACAGCAATCCATCATTGGAGGACCGGCCAGGTGCTTGAGCCGATGAAATATGAGCGCGTCGCGCTCGACCTCGCATCCGACAAGGCGGGCGAATATCTCGAAAGCCTCGGTAAGACCGATTTGGCCACCCTTACCCAAGAGGAATGGCGCGGCCTTCTCGCGCTGATCTACGCCACAACCAGCGAAGCCGTCGGTCGTCTCGTTGCCGAAAATGCGGTGCCGTTCTGA
- a CDS encoding HEAT repeat domain-containing protein, which yields MPFKKGQSGNPGGRAKVRLADGRTLTDLAREHTEEAVQTLADIMRDEKAPPAARVAAADKILNRGWGQAPQTITLAEVPTPPDLSSLTEEQLEALETLRSLAPLAAGVEGSC from the coding sequence ATGCCGTTTAAGAAGGGGCAGAGCGGAAATCCGGGCGGGCGGGCGAAGGTCAGGCTTGCCGACGGCCGCACGCTGACCGATCTGGCGCGCGAGCATACTGAAGAGGCGGTTCAGACCCTCGCCGACATCATGCGCGACGAGAAGGCGCCGCCCGCCGCCCGGGTCGCCGCCGCCGACAAGATACTGAACCGGGGATGGGGCCAGGCGCCGCAGACGATCACCCTCGCGGAGGTTCCGACCCCGCCCGACCTGTCCAGCCTGACGGAAGAACAGCTTGAAGCACTCGAAACACTTCGATCACTTGCTCCTCTCGCCGCTGGAGTTGAGGGCAGCTGCTGA
- a CDS encoding ATP-binding protein, with protein sequence MAISLASLNRRAAPKPPRIVIYGVHGVGKTTFGACAPNPVVIQTEDGLGTLDVEHFPLAKSFGDVMEAFQALYTEDHDFETAVVDSLDWLEPLVWAETCARNGWENIEQPGYGKGYLATLSVWREYFDAINALRDDKGMAVIQTAHADIRRFDSPETEPYDRYVIKLHARASALVQEHADAILFANWKVATTKADVGFNQKVTRAIGRGERTIYTEERPAFIAKNRYRLPPEIPMSWDAFAEAMAPAAPEQSEKAEQAPARKKAA encoded by the coding sequence ATGGCCATCTCCCTCGCATCGCTCAATCGCCGGGCCGCACCCAAACCGCCGCGGATCGTCATCTATGGCGTCCACGGTGTCGGCAAGACGACCTTCGGCGCCTGCGCGCCCAATCCGGTCGTGATCCAGACCGAGGACGGACTCGGCACGCTCGACGTCGAGCACTTCCCGCTCGCCAAATCCTTCGGAGACGTGATGGAGGCGTTCCAGGCGCTCTACACCGAAGACCACGATTTCGAGACGGCAGTGGTCGACAGCCTCGATTGGCTCGAACCGCTGGTCTGGGCCGAAACCTGCGCCCGCAACGGCTGGGAAAATATCGAGCAGCCCGGCTACGGTAAGGGCTACCTCGCCACGCTCTCGGTCTGGCGGGAGTATTTCGATGCGATCAACGCGCTGCGCGATGACAAGGGCATGGCGGTCATCCAGACCGCACACGCCGACATCAGGCGCTTCGACAGCCCCGAGACCGAGCCATACGATCGCTACGTCATCAAGCTGCACGCCCGCGCTTCCGCGCTGGTGCAGGAACATGCCGACGCGATCCTGTTCGCCAACTGGAAGGTCGCCACGACCAAGGCCGATGTCGGCTTCAACCAGAAGGTGACGCGGGCGATCGGGCGCGGCGAGCGCACGATCTACACCGAGGAGCGGCCGGCCTTCATCGCGAAGAACCGTTACCGACTACCGCCCGAAATCCCGATGTCCTGGGATGCCTTCGCCGAGGCGATGGCGCCGGCGGCTCCCGAACAATCCGAGAAAGCGGAACAGGCCCCCGCTCGCAAGAAAGCGGCCTGA
- a CDS encoding DEAD/DEAH box helicase, translating to MPLELRPYQDQCIQDLYGYFQKHDGNPVAVIPTGGGKSLIMAEWCKLVFREDFRARILVVTHVRELVAQNHAELLSMWPDAPAGIYSAGLNKRQLHARLLFASIQSIYKRAYQIQQCDMVLVDEAHLIPSRSDGMYRQFLDDLKQINPHLKIIGFTATPFRLDSGMLHRGDNALFDAIAHETNVRDLIDQGYLSRPVSYFESWQIDTAGVGTRAGDFIASQLEVPALAPHAIDNIVSRTIASGHDRKGWLVFGCTVAHCHALAAEFRARGVSVAAVFGDTPGPERQRIIEDYKARRIRCLVSMGVLTTGFNAKHVDLIVLARPTKSTGLYIQMVGRGTRLFPGKENCLVLDFGGNISRHGPFDDPCLPDDRKKAASPGDPLVKYCPECEAAVAISTVVCPECGFEFPPVERKVFTAPEAAPIMSAPPEWLDVDSVSFALHEKPGKPISLKVSYRTGMVTHNEWVCLAHEGYARTKAETWWLRHAGAPVPKSAVEAMMRQSQIRPPDQIRVKKSGKFTEVIGHRHLRQAA from the coding sequence ATGCCGCTTGAGCTCCGCCCCTACCAAGACCAGTGCATCCAGGACCTCTACGGCTATTTCCAGAAGCATGACGGCAACCCGGTCGCGGTGATCCCGACCGGAGGCGGCAAGAGCCTGATCATGGCCGAATGGTGCAAACTGGTCTTCCGCGAGGATTTCCGGGCGCGCATCCTCGTGGTGACGCACGTCCGCGAGCTGGTCGCCCAGAATCATGCCGAGCTGCTGTCGATGTGGCCCGATGCCCCCGCCGGCATCTATTCCGCCGGCTTGAACAAGCGCCAGCTGCACGCGCGCCTGCTCTTCGCCTCGATCCAGAGCATCTACAAGCGCGCCTATCAGATTCAGCAATGTGACATGGTGCTGGTCGACGAGGCGCACCTGATCCCGTCCCGATCCGACGGCATGTACCGGCAGTTTCTCGACGACCTCAAGCAGATCAACCCCCATCTCAAGATCATCGGCTTCACTGCCACGCCGTTCCGGCTGGACTCGGGGATGCTTCATCGAGGCGACAACGCCCTGTTCGATGCCATCGCGCATGAAACCAATGTCCGCGACCTGATCGACCAGGGGTATCTTTCCCGGCCCGTCTCCTATTTCGAAAGCTGGCAGATCGACACCGCTGGCGTCGGTACGCGGGCAGGGGATTTCATCGCCTCCCAGCTGGAGGTGCCTGCGCTCGCGCCGCACGCGATCGACAATATCGTGAGCCGGACCATCGCGTCCGGGCATGACCGGAAGGGCTGGCTGGTCTTCGGCTGCACTGTGGCCCACTGCCACGCGCTGGCCGCAGAGTTCCGGGCGCGAGGCGTATCCGTAGCGGCCGTGTTTGGCGACACGCCAGGCCCGGAGCGCCAGCGGATCATCGAGGACTACAAGGCCAGGCGCATCCGCTGCCTCGTTTCCATGGGCGTCCTCACCACCGGCTTCAATGCCAAGCATGTCGACCTGATCGTGCTGGCACGGCCCACAAAATCGACCGGGCTCTATATCCAGATGGTCGGGCGCGGCACGCGGCTCTTTCCGGGCAAGGAGAATTGCCTCGTCCTCGACTTCGGCGGCAACATCAGCCGGCACGGGCCATTCGACGATCCCTGTCTGCCGGACGACCGGAAGAAGGCCGCCAGCCCCGGCGATCCGCTCGTCAAATACTGCCCGGAATGCGAGGCGGCGGTGGCGATTTCAACCGTCGTCTGCCCGGAATGCGGGTTCGAGTTTCCGCCGGTCGAGCGCAAGGTCTTTACCGCGCCGGAAGCGGCTCCGATCATGTCCGCTCCGCCGGAATGGCTCGACGTTGATAGCGTCTCGTTCGCCCTGCACGAGAAGCCGGGCAAGCCGATCAGCCTCAAGGTGAGCTATCGCACCGGCATGGTCACCCATAATGAATGGGTGTGCCTCGCCCACGAGGGTTACGCCCGCACCAAGGCGGAGACGTGGTGGCTGCGCCACGCCGGCGCGCCGGTGCCGAAAAGCGCGGTCGAGGCGATGATGCGCCAGTCGCAGATCAGACCGCCCGACCAGATCAGGGTCAAGAAATCGGGCAAGTTCACCGAGGTGATCGGGCATCGGCATTTGAGGCAGGCGGCGTGA
- a CDS encoding VRR-NUC domain-containing protein, which produces MATAPVLAAPVVVDTFHIDPPSVAPAGMSERAIQRHMLVMVRRLFPDCMIAHVPNGGRRGKLEAAHLKADGVLPGFPDLIITWPGGAAFPEVKDRDGAVSASQKEVLATLHSQGHACGVFRHDRTLHDFLRAHGAPFKPKWPHQFLPPG; this is translated from the coding sequence GTGGCGACCGCTCCCGTCCTCGCCGCACCTGTCGTTGTCGACACCTTCCACATCGACCCGCCATCGGTCGCACCGGCCGGAATGAGTGAGCGCGCGATCCAGCGACACATGCTGGTCATGGTCCGCCGCCTGTTCCCGGATTGCATGATCGCGCATGTCCCGAACGGGGGCCGACGCGGCAAACTGGAGGCCGCGCACCTCAAGGCTGACGGCGTACTGCCCGGCTTTCCCGATCTCATCATCACATGGCCGGGAGGCGCAGCCTTCCCAGAGGTGAAGGACCGGGACGGCGCCGTTTCCGCCAGCCAGAAAGAGGTGTTGGCCACCCTCCATTCCCAGGGCCACGCCTGTGGGGTGTTCCGGCACGACCGGACTCTGCACGACTTTCTCCGCGCTCACGGCGCGCCGTTCAAGCCAAAGTGGCCGCATCAGTTTTTGCCGCCGGGCTAA
- a CDS encoding oxidoreductase: protein MSAIGGPCDRALWYGFRWASPKRFDAATLKRFADGHQTEAVAIARLKACDQLEVYDLSPDTGRQFGFEDHHGHFRGHMDGVILGLLQAPKTWHVLEIKAVSDAKFRELEKAVEKVGEKLALREWSETYYAQAVLYMDYADLDRHYCVVCTPGCRRWMAVRTERDKPEAGRLRGRAQTIIASDSPPPRISEAPDYYQCRWCDHAPVCHQGEQALSHCRTCLHSTPVEGGEWHCARWARKISVEEQREGCPAHLYIPGLVPGEQVDAGPDWVEYRLPDGSVWRDGGAAYTIGDTIEAEAYRHAA, encoded by the coding sequence ATGAGCGCGATCGGCGGTCCATGCGACCGCGCGCTCTGGTACGGCTTCCGTTGGGCATCGCCGAAGCGCTTCGACGCGGCAACGCTCAAGCGCTTTGCCGATGGACATCAGACCGAGGCTGTGGCCATTGCCCGGCTCAAGGCTTGCGACCAGCTGGAGGTGTACGACCTCAGTCCGGACACGGGCCGCCAGTTTGGGTTTGAGGATCATCACGGTCATTTCCGGGGTCACATGGACGGGGTCATCCTCGGCCTGTTGCAGGCGCCGAAGACGTGGCACGTCCTCGAAATCAAGGCGGTGTCGGACGCCAAGTTCCGAGAGCTTGAAAAGGCGGTCGAGAAGGTCGGCGAGAAGCTGGCCCTGCGCGAATGGAGCGAGACCTATTACGCACAGGCCGTCCTCTACATGGACTATGCCGATCTAGACCGGCATTACTGCGTCGTCTGCACGCCGGGGTGTCGCCGATGGATGGCAGTGCGCACCGAGCGTGACAAGCCGGAGGCGGGGCGGCTCCGGGGCAGGGCGCAAACGATAATTGCATCCGACAGCCCGCCGCCGCGCATCTCGGAAGCGCCGGACTATTACCAGTGCCGTTGGTGCGATCATGCGCCGGTTTGCCATCAGGGCGAGCAGGCTCTGAGCCACTGCCGGACGTGCTTGCACAGCACCCCGGTCGAGGGCGGCGAATGGCATTGCGCGCGCTGGGCGCGAAAAATCTCCGTCGAGGAGCAGCGTGAGGGGTGTCCCGCGCATCTCTACATTCCGGGCCTGGTGCCGGGCGAGCAGGTCGATGCCGGGCCGGATTGGGTCGAGTACAGGCTCCCGGACGGGTCGGTTTGGCGGGATGGGGGAGCGGCCTACACCATTGGCGATACGATCGAGGCGGAGGCGTATCGCCATGCCGCTTGA
- a CDS encoding helix-turn-helix domain-containing protein, translated as MTPQTQIVAPLVRRAASLTGYTPEQICGPSRWRDLCRTRFAVMYAAHRAGKSTPQIGRVLGNRDHSTILSGLKRAVALAQQDRDFAVLVRKLGEVA; from the coding sequence CGTCGCGCCACTCGTGCGCCGGGCGGCCAGCCTCACCGGCTACACGCCAGAACAGATTTGCGGTCCATCCCGCTGGCGGGATCTGTGCCGGACTCGCTTCGCTGTCATGTATGCGGCGCACCGGGCTGGCAAATCGACGCCGCAGATCGGCCGCGTCCTCGGCAATCGGGATCATTCGACCATCCTTAGCGGGCTGAAGCGCGCCGTCGCACTGGCTCAACAGGACCGCGATTTCGCGGTGCTGGTCCGCAAATTGGGGGAGGTGGCATAG